TGTTCTCGATAATCTGGGCGGCCTCGCCGGAATGATCTTCGGCGGCCAGCAGGAAGCAGCTCCGCCGCCGCGTCAGGCCGATGCGGGCGGCATTTTGGGCCACATTCTAGGCGGCAGCCAGGGGCAGGTCGCTCAGGAAGTCAGCCAGAAATCCGGATTGAACATGGGCCAGGTCGCTCAGATCCTGATGTTCCTCGCTCCGATCGTGATGGGCTATCTCGGCAAACAAAAACAAGAGCAGGGCGTTCAGGCAGATGGGCTCGGTGGCTTGCTTGGCAGTTTGCTCGGCGGCGGCCAACAGGCGGCTCCGCAGGCTTCATCGGGCAACGCGATGATCGATATGGCGTCGAATATGCTCGACAGCGACCACGACGGCAGTGCCATGGATGACATCGCCTCGATGGCATTCAAATATATGACCGGTAAGTAAAAGTTTGTGGTTTCGGAAGCGAAGGAGTATTCGTGAGATCAACCTAAAAGCAACCAGCCGAAAAGTTGAAGGCTTGATCGCTTCCGAAACCACAACGCTCTCTTTTTGGCCATCTCTTTGGTCAAAGGTTTCGCTTCCAGATAACGTTTGACCAATCTCCTAAATACCTCTACCAATCGAGACCTTTCGACCCCGCGAAACGTCAAAGTCCTTCGACCAAGCAGCCGTTTTTCTTCCTGATAAAGCTGTAAACACGGCATTTCGGGAAAAAGTGTGAAACGATTCACACTTTTAGAACGAAAAGTTCGCCGACACTAAAAAAACACGATCTGCACTTTTCAAAACACAAAAAAGCTGCCCTCGCGGACAGCTTTTTGGGGTTCGTAATTTGAAGAAAGATCCTAGTTCTTCCCAGCCTTGATATCGGCGATGCGTTTCTCGAGAGCCGAGGTATCAGCCTTCTCAGCCTTGCCGACTTCGACCGCCTTTTCGGCAGCGACTAGGGCTTCCTGCATCTTTCCGGCGGCAACCAGAATATTTGCCCGGCGGCCTAGATTAGCGAAGTTCGACTTGGCCTTGATCTGCTCATCGGAAGCCTTCAAGGCAGCGTCATACCATTTCCCAGCCTCATCCATCCGCTTGACGCTCTTTGCATAGTTCGCAGCGTTGAGTGCGGGAGTCGGGTCATCCGATTTGCCGGCAGCAACGTAGGCCGCGAGTCTTGCTAAGGTTGAACCCACGATATCCTTGACCTCGACCGTAAAGGGCACCTTGGCCTTTTCCCAGCGGAGAGTGACCACTGCCGAATTATCGGTAACCGAATCTATGTTGAAGGCAAGAAGTTCCTGGCTGTCGGCAACCCACTGAGCTTTCGTCTTTACCCGAAGGGCGTCTTTTTTAGCGTCGTACGCGAAGCTGCCCCACTGGCCTTCGTCTTTGTTAAAGATGATCGTCCACTCGTCTTTGCCCGGGATCGTGTGAAGGCTGTATTTAC
This sequence is a window from Acidobacteriota bacterium. Protein-coding genes within it:
- a CDS encoding DUF937 domain-containing protein encodes the protein MFSLQDLLGQDQGNQAVDQISQTVGADNSMVNSAIQMALPALINGLASNAATPEGAESLNTALEQDHSGGGVLDNLGGLAGMIFGGQQEAAPPPRQADAGGILGHILGGSQGQVAQEVSQKSGLNMGQVAQILMFLAPIVMGYLGKQKQEQGVQADGLGGLLGSLLGGGQQAAPQASSGNAMIDMASNMLDSDHDGSAMDDIASMAFKYMTGK
- a CDS encoding DUF2911 domain-containing protein, with amino-acid sequence MKRVLFSYLSVLTLIVASGVIAAAQVRPPVPRPSQKASVMQTIGTTDISITYSRPAVKGRVVYGEWTTPAAGEATLDNQNTRPKDAPLVPWGHVWRTGANEATLFVAVDDVLINGQLLPAGKYSLHTIPGKDEWTIIFNKDEGQWGSFAYDAKKDALRVKTKAQWVADSQELLAFNIDSVTDNSAVVTLRWEKAKVPFTVEVKDIVGSTLARLAAYVAAGKSDDPTPALNAANYAKSVKRMDEAGKWYDAALKASDEQIKAKSNFANLGRRANILVAAGKMQEALVAAEKAVEVGKAEKADTSALEKRIADIKAGKN